A region from the Bacteroidales bacterium genome encodes:
- a CDS encoding ATP-binding protein, with the protein MKQKNNLHSIETALHERVKELSCLYGISEIAHQEKLSLNELLENILKLIPSAWQYPEYTVARITLDNNHFNSVEFQDLPFKQSEKIIIKGQQRGYVEVFYIKAMPDADEGPFLKEERKLIKAIAQKLALIIERKEEVEQMKLLQSQIQHADRLATIGELTAGIAHELNNPLNSILGFAQLITKTDNLSEQVKQDIEKIIKASLHAREIIKKLMYFTREMPQVFNKVNLNQVVKDEMYFIEPLCKKEKINILYHLADNLPFILADNLQLNQVLANLVVNAIQAMQEKGVLTISTYFNSESVFMSIEDTGIGMSEKIMQNIFDPFFTTKATGKGTGLGLSVVHGIVFNHKGKINVKSKEGIGTKFEIEFSI; encoded by the coding sequence ATGAAACAAAAAAATAATTTACATTCCATCGAAACAGCATTGCATGAGCGAGTCAAAGAACTTAGCTGTCTTTACGGTATTTCTGAAATAGCTCATCAAGAAAAATTATCTTTAAATGAACTTTTAGAGAATATCTTGAAATTGATACCATCTGCTTGGCAATATCCTGAATACACCGTTGCAAGAATAACTTTAGACAACAATCATTTTAACTCTGTCGAATTTCAGGATTTACCTTTCAAACAATCGGAAAAAATAATCATCAAAGGACAACAAAGAGGATATGTTGAGGTTTTTTATATCAAAGCAATGCCTGATGCTGACGAAGGTCCATTTCTTAAAGAAGAAAGAAAGCTAATAAAAGCTATTGCCCAAAAACTTGCTTTAATAATTGAACGAAAAGAAGAAGTAGAACAAATGAAGTTATTGCAATCGCAAATACAGCATGCTGACCGCCTTGCAACTATTGGAGAACTCACCGCAGGTATAGCGCACGAATTAAATAATCCCCTAAATAGCATTCTTGGCTTTGCTCAGCTCATCACAAAAACCGACAATCTAAGTGAGCAAGTAAAACAAGATATTGAGAAAATAATAAAAGCATCTTTACATGCAAGAGAAATAATAAAAAAGCTTATGTATTTCACGCGAGAGATGCCCCAGGTTTTTAATAAAGTTAACTTGAATCAGGTTGTAAAAGATGAAATGTATTTTATTGAACCTCTGTGTAAAAAAGAAAAAATAAATATTTTATATCATCTTGCAGATAATCTTCCTTTTATTCTTGCTGATAATCTACAGCTTAATCAGGTCTTAGCTAATCTTGTTGTTAATGCGATACAAGCCATGCAGGAAAAAGGAGTATTGACTATCTCCACATATTTTAATTCAGAATCTGTTTTCATGAGTATTGAAGATACTGGAATTGGAATGTCTGAAAAAATTATGCAGAATATTTTCGACCCTTTTTTTACAACTAAAGCAACTGGTAAAGGAACAGGACTTGGATTATCTGTCGTTCATGGAATAGTTTTTAACCACAAAGGGAAAATAAATGTAAAAAGCAAAGAAGGTATTGGAACAAAGTTTGAAATTGAATTTTCTATATAA
- a CDS encoding sigma-54 dependent transcriptional regulator, which translates to MNNPDIKSPKTILIVDDSIETLELLKRNLDNFNKGYHVYKATNVTDAIQRLKTIPIDIVITDLRMPEIDGIHLVKFVRDNYKNTEVLVITGYPSIETAIDSIKSGAEEYLIKPFTEEELLKSLQKASSKLIARKLLVDNKNIHGNIFGIIGESEPMRHVFNIIEKISSTNATVLITGESGTGKELVARAIHYRSNRSNMPFIAVNCAALPDELLESELFGHIKGAYTGASETRAGFFQVADKGTIFLDEISNTSPSMQAKLLRVLQEREFYMVGDKKSIKVDVRVVAATNVDLMYLVKNESFREDLYYRLNVVNIHIPPLRERGNDLLLLINHFANRYSKELGKSKVPVLSDKTINALKKYYWPGNVRELQSLINNLIIMSENNKIETNDLPHSMRFSIKHTPNTNKSLLEIEHEHISNVLASVNNNKSEAARILGIDRKTLRDKFKNISAKTENLK; encoded by the coding sequence ATGAATAACCCAGATATAAAAAGTCCTAAGACAATTTTAATTGTTGATGACTCCATAGAAACATTGGAATTGCTCAAACGCAATTTAGATAACTTCAATAAAGGTTACCACGTATATAAAGCAACAAATGTTACTGATGCAATACAAAGATTAAAAACAATACCGATAGACATTGTTATTACTGACTTGCGAATGCCCGAAATTGATGGAATACATCTTGTAAAATTTGTCAGAGACAATTATAAGAATACGGAAGTATTGGTTATAACAGGATATCCTTCAATAGAAACTGCTATTGATTCAATAAAATCCGGTGCAGAAGAATATTTAATAAAACCTTTTACGGAAGAAGAACTCCTTAAATCATTGCAAAAAGCTTCAAGTAAACTAATTGCTCGTAAATTACTTGTAGATAATAAAAATATTCATGGTAATATTTTTGGAATTATAGGCGAATCCGAACCTATGCGTCATGTTTTTAATATAATTGAAAAAATTTCTTCAACCAATGCTACAGTATTAATAACAGGTGAAAGCGGAACGGGGAAAGAACTTGTCGCTCGGGCTATACATTACAGAAGCAATCGCTCTAACATGCCTTTTATTGCTGTTAATTGTGCCGCTTTACCCGATGAATTATTAGAAAGCGAATTATTCGGACATATAAAAGGAGCATATACAGGGGCAAGTGAAACACGAGCAGGTTTTTTTCAAGTAGCTGACAAAGGTACTATCTTTTTAGATGAGATCAGCAACACCAGCCCTTCTATGCAGGCAAAATTATTAAGAGTATTGCAAGAGAGAGAATTTTACATGGTAGGAGATAAAAAATCAATTAAAGTCGATGTACGTGTGGTTGCTGCAACAAACGTTGATTTAATGTATCTTGTAAAAAATGAAAGTTTCAGAGAAGATTTATATTATCGTTTAAATGTTGTTAATATTCATATCCCTCCTCTAAGGGAAAGAGGCAATGATTTATTGCTTTTAATTAACCATTTTGCTAACCGGTATAGTAAAGAATTAGGAAAAAGTAAAGTCCCTGTTTTAAGTGATAAAACCATAAATGCATTAAAAAAATATTATTGGCCCGGTAATGTAAGAGAATTACAGAGTTTGATTAATAATTTAATTATTATGTCGGAAAACAATAAAATAGAAACAAACGACTTGCCTCATTCAATGCGATTTTCCATTAAGCATACTCCTAATACTAATAAGTCGCTTTTAGAAATAGAACACGAACATATTTCAAATGTTTTAGCTTCTGTAAATAATAATAAATCTGAAGCTGCACGAATTCTCGGAATTGATAGAAAAACTTTGCGTGATAAATTTAAAAATATTTCTGCGAAAACAGAAAATCTCAAATAG
- the gdhA gene encoding NADP-specific glutamate dehydrogenase, translating into MNVNDFMQGIISKNPGELAFHQAVREFVENVIPFINDNTIYIKHKIMERIVEPERVIMFKVNWVDDAGEIRTNRGYRVQMNSVIGPYKGGLRFHPTVSLDTLKFLAFEQTFKNSLTTLSLGGAKGGSDFDPKGKSDNEIRKFCECFMLELSRYIGPNLDVPAGDIGVGGREIGYLFGHYRKIKNEFTGTITGKGTSWGGSLLRPEATGFGVIYFLEEMLKKINTTVKGKTIAVSGFGNVAWGAVMKATELGAKVVTISGPDGYIYDPDGIKGEKIDFMLELRYSNKDIVKPYADKYKVKFIPNKRPWEVPVDIAIPCAIQNELGKEDAQNIIKNKTICVVEGANMPCTIDAIKLFHEAKILYAPGKAANAGGVSISGIEMAQNSLHLSWTSEEVDERLKQIMKSIHDTCVKYGNEQNGYINYMKGANIGGFVKVANSMIEQGLV; encoded by the coding sequence ATGAATGTTAATGATTTTATGCAAGGTATAATAAGCAAAAATCCAGGAGAATTGGCTTTTCATCAAGCCGTAAGAGAGTTTGTGGAAAATGTAATCCCATTTATTAATGATAACACCATATACATAAAACATAAAATAATGGAAAGGATTGTTGAACCCGAAAGAGTAATTATGTTTAAAGTTAACTGGGTAGATGATGCTGGCGAGATTAGAACAAACAGAGGATATAGGGTTCAGATGAATAGTGTTATTGGACCTTATAAAGGAGGATTGAGATTTCATCCAACTGTCAGTTTAGATACACTTAAATTCTTAGCTTTTGAACAAACATTTAAAAATAGCTTAACTACGTTATCACTCGGAGGTGCTAAAGGCGGCTCTGATTTTGACCCAAAAGGAAAATCAGATAATGAAATAAGAAAATTTTGCGAATGCTTTATGTTGGAACTGTCAAGATACATAGGTCCTAATTTAGATGTTCCTGCTGGTGATATAGGCGTTGGAGGTAGAGAGATTGGTTATTTGTTCGGACATTACAGGAAAATTAAAAATGAATTCACAGGTACAATAACAGGCAAGGGTACTTCTTGGGGAGGTAGCTTGCTACGTCCTGAAGCAACAGGATTTGGTGTTATTTATTTTTTAGAAGAAATGTTAAAAAAAATAAATACAACTGTTAAAGGAAAAACTATTGCTGTTTCCGGATTTGGTAATGTTGCCTGGGGAGCAGTTATGAAAGCAACAGAGTTGGGAGCAAAAGTTGTTACAATATCTGGTCCTGATGGTTATATTTATGACCCTGACGGAATAAAAGGAGAAAAAATAGATTTTATGTTGGAATTGAGATATTCTAATAAGGATATAGTAAAGCCGTATGCCGACAAATATAAAGTAAAATTTATTCCGAATAAAAGACCTTGGGAAGTTCCAGTTGATATTGCAATACCATGTGCAATTCAAAATGAATTGGGAAAAGAAGATGCACAAAATATTATTAAAAATAAAACCATTTGTGTTGTTGAAGGAGCGAATATGCCTTGTACAATAGACGCTATTAAGTTATTTCATGAGGCAAAAATATTGTATGCTCCAGGCAAAGCAGCTAATGCCGGTGGAGTTTCAATATCAGGTATTGAGATGGCTCAAAACAGCTTGCATCTTTCATGGACATCCGAAGAGGTTGACGAAAGATTAAAACAAATTATGAAAAGCATTCATGATACCTGCGTGAAATATGGTAACGAACAAAACGGATATATTAATTATATGAAAGGTGCTAATATAGGGGGATTTGTGAAAGTAGCCAATTCAATGATAGAACAGGGCTTGGTTTAA
- a CDS encoding DUF6660 family protein, translating to MKLFCYIFLIYIINILVYPCRDNGNISFVNKSANSNQNHDEQDCHTCPPFCICNCCQVNTITSLKMTIKTIKTIPIIFVSIYKETPLKDIIFSIWQPPKF from the coding sequence ATGAAATTATTCTGTTATATATTTTTAATTTATATTATCAACATACTGGTATATCCTTGTCGGGATAATGGAAACATTTCATTTGTAAATAAATCAGCAAATTCAAATCAAAACCACGATGAACAGGATTGTCATACATGCCCCCCTTTTTGCATTTGCAATTGTTGCCAAGTAAATACAATTACGTCTTTAAAGATGACTATTAAAACCATTAAAACAATTCCTATAATATTCGTTAGCATTTACAAAGAAACTCCTTTAAAAGACATTATCTTTTCTATTTGGCAGCCGCCAAAATTTTAA
- a CDS encoding CusA/CzcA family heavy metal efflux RND transporter, which translates to MIEKIINFSIKNKIIIGLFVLALVVWGIFSLKELPIHAVPDITNNQVQILSIAPTLAANEVEQFITAPIEISVANIPDIVELRSVSRLGLSVVTVVFKDNVDIYLTRQQISERIKEAEDIIPEGITKPELAPISTGLGEIYQYVLHVKHGYEKKYNPTELRTIQDWIIRRGMLGTPGVADVNSYGGFMKQFEIAVNPERLRSMNITLSEIFEALKKNNQNTGSAYIDKKPNAYFIRGIGLVKTIEDIENIIVKSSENGIPVLISDVAKVQFGSAPRYGAFIVDTTGEAVGGVVMMLKGKNASQVIDGVKEKIKLIQKSLPEGLEIEAFLDRTDLVNRAVGTVSKNLIEGGLIVIFILVLLLGNLRAGLIVASVIPLSMLFAISLMNLFGISGNLMSLGAIDFGLIVDGAVIIVESVVHRITQSKTHHVGVKALTSQQMDNEVLSAAKRMMNSATFGQIIILIVYLPILALVGIEGKMFRPMAQTVSFAILGALILSLTYVPVVSALFLSKKTEHKRNIADKIMSGINKAFTPLLQISLRHKLTVVGISLVLFFSSLLLFNSLGGEFIPQLEEGDLASSVITLQGGSLSNTIETVEKANKILMTKFPEVKHAICKIGTGEIPNDPTPMETGDYIIVMKDKKDWVSAKTREEMMEKMQEELSVLKGVVFTLQQPIQMRFNELMTGSKQDVAVKIFGDNLETIVQKAEEIEKLIKPVTGVEEITVEKIAGAGQIQVIYDRKKIAQYGLNILDINRLLKTAFAGSSAGVVYDEEKRFDMVVRFDKDFRQDIEYIKSMYVPLPKGGQITLDQLASVEIKTGTAQVSRESTKRRITVSFNVRNRDVQSIIEEIRPILDKKLKLPSGYFITYGGQFENLVAAKKRLSVAVPVALLLIFVLLFFTFHSIKQTLIIYSAVPMSAIGGVIALYLRDMNFSISAGIGFIALFGVAVLNGIVLIAEFNRLEKDEGIIDIYERVLHGIKARIRPVIMTAAVASLGFLPMAISTSAGAEVQKPLATVVIGGLISATLLTLIVLPILYVLFSRKRKIQIISTLPIILIIFTIGSLFVFSNTVQAQNANQKIYTLDEAIKQALANNGNIKSASLQIEYQKKLKTASWKFRKIDVQYTYGQTNSLVKDNNFTISQSFPNFGLNIGQSKLAEANIRNSEIGLTLTQAEIVNNVKSNYFSLAYYLSKLKLLKYQDSLFANFYKAAELKTEKGESPILEKIAAQTQLMEVKTLLTQTNSDILIFQKKLQVLLNEMQDISISDSELKKAEFTFITDSSAIANNPVLALFQQQIQINSIEIKVEKLKLMPEYSVGYFNQSNKDIHTGYRFTGIQAGISIPLLFFSQSAKIKASKINELISQNNYEYYKTVIFGEFQSLSQEYLKYKTSIEYYEKIAIPQSELIIEQSGKSYRAGNIDYLEYILNLDKALDIKSNYLQMLYQYNLSVIAIGKITGKIN; encoded by the coding sequence ATGATAGAAAAAATTATTAATTTTTCCATAAAGAACAAAATTATAATTGGTTTATTTGTTCTTGCCCTTGTGGTATGGGGTATTTTTTCATTGAAAGAATTACCCATTCACGCAGTGCCCGATATAACAAATAATCAGGTACAGATTTTATCTATTGCTCCAACCCTCGCAGCAAACGAAGTTGAGCAATTTATTACTGCACCAATTGAAATTTCTGTTGCTAACATTCCAGACATTGTAGAATTACGCTCTGTCTCCCGTCTTGGCTTATCTGTTGTTACAGTTGTTTTTAAAGACAATGTTGATATTTACTTGACTAGACAACAAATTTCCGAAAGGATAAAAGAGGCGGAAGATATAATTCCTGAAGGTATAACTAAGCCTGAATTAGCACCTATTTCTACAGGGTTGGGTGAAATTTATCAATATGTTTTGCATGTTAAACATGGATATGAAAAAAAGTATAACCCAACAGAACTGCGAACCATTCAAGACTGGATTATAAGACGAGGAATGCTTGGAACTCCGGGCGTCGCTGATGTTAACAGTTACGGTGGTTTTATGAAGCAGTTTGAAATTGCCGTAAATCCTGAAAGATTAAGAAGTATGAATATTACTCTTTCAGAGATTTTTGAAGCACTTAAAAAAAACAATCAAAATACAGGCAGTGCATATATTGATAAAAAACCGAATGCTTATTTTATCAGAGGGATAGGGCTTGTCAAAACAATAGAAGATATTGAAAATATTATTGTAAAATCTTCTGAAAATGGAATTCCTGTTCTAATTAGTGATGTTGCAAAAGTTCAATTCGGAAGTGCTCCTCGGTACGGTGCTTTTATAGTTGATACTACTGGTGAAGCCGTTGGCGGAGTGGTAATGATGCTCAAAGGAAAAAACGCATCACAGGTAATTGATGGTGTTAAAGAAAAAATCAAACTCATTCAAAAATCACTTCCCGAGGGATTGGAAATTGAAGCATTTCTCGACCGCACAGATTTGGTTAACCGTGCCGTTGGCACAGTTTCAAAAAACCTTATTGAAGGCGGTCTGATTGTAATATTTATTCTGGTGTTACTTCTTGGTAACTTACGAGCCGGACTTATTGTTGCTTCAGTAATTCCGCTATCAATGCTTTTTGCAATTTCCCTGATGAATCTCTTTGGAATTTCCGGCAATTTAATGAGCTTAGGAGCAATAGATTTCGGTTTGATTGTAGACGGTGCTGTAATCATCGTTGAAAGTGTTGTACATCGAATAACACAAAGCAAAACGCATCATGTCGGGGTAAAAGCACTTACATCTCAACAAATGGATAACGAGGTATTAAGTGCTGCAAAAAGAATGATGAATTCTGCAACATTTGGTCAAATAATAATTTTAATTGTTTATTTACCAATTCTTGCTTTGGTTGGAATAGAAGGCAAAATGTTTCGCCCAATGGCACAAACAGTCAGCTTCGCAATTTTGGGAGCGTTAATTTTATCACTCACTTATGTTCCTGTTGTTTCTGCTTTGTTTTTGAGTAAAAAAACGGAACATAAAAGAAATATTGCCGATAAAATTATGAGTGGAATTAACAAAGCATTTACTCCACTTTTACAAATTTCGCTTAGGCATAAACTCACGGTTGTGGGAATTTCTTTAGTGTTATTTTTTTCAAGTTTGCTGTTGTTTAATTCTTTAGGCGGTGAATTTATTCCACAACTCGAAGAGGGGGATCTTGCCTCTAGTGTAATAACCTTACAAGGTGGTTCATTGTCTAATACAATTGAAACTGTTGAAAAAGCAAATAAAATTTTAATGACAAAATTTCCCGAAGTAAAACATGCTATTTGCAAAATCGGCACAGGTGAAATTCCAAACGACCCTACCCCAATGGAAACAGGCGATTATATCATTGTAATGAAAGACAAAAAAGATTGGGTCTCTGCAAAGACACGAGAAGAAATGATGGAAAAAATGCAAGAAGAATTATCTGTTTTAAAAGGTGTGGTTTTCACACTGCAACAACCAATTCAAATGCGTTTTAACGAATTAATGACAGGTTCAAAGCAAGATGTCGCCGTGAAAATATTTGGAGACAATCTTGAAACGATTGTGCAAAAAGCAGAAGAAATAGAAAAGTTAATTAAACCTGTTACAGGAGTGGAAGAAATAACTGTAGAAAAAATCGCCGGAGCAGGGCAGATACAAGTAATATACGACCGCAAAAAAATCGCACAATATGGTTTAAATATTTTAGACATTAATCGTTTATTGAAAACTGCTTTTGCAGGGAGTAGTGCAGGTGTGGTATATGACGAAGAAAAACGCTTCGACATGGTTGTGCGGTTCGATAAAGATTTCCGTCAGGATATTGAATACATAAAAAGTATGTATGTTCCTTTGCCAAAAGGCGGACAAATTACACTCGACCAGTTGGCATCTGTTGAGATTAAAACAGGTACAGCACAAGTTTCACGGGAAAGCACCAAAAGAAGAATTACTGTAAGTTTCAATGTCCGTAACAGAGATGTCCAATCTATCATTGAAGAAATTCGTCCTATATTAGACAAAAAGTTAAAATTACCTTCTGGCTATTTTATTACTTATGGAGGTCAATTTGAAAACCTTGTTGCTGCAAAAAAACGACTTTCGGTTGCTGTACCTGTAGCATTATTATTGATTTTTGTTTTATTGTTTTTTACATTTCATTCTATAAAACAAACTTTAATAATTTATTCTGCCGTTCCAATGTCAGCTATTGGTGGCGTAATTGCTTTGTATTTGCGTGATATGAATTTCAGCATATCCGCTGGCATTGGATTTATTGCCTTATTTGGCGTAGCTGTATTAAATGGAATTGTGTTGATTGCAGAATTTAACAGGCTCGAAAAAGACGAGGGAATTATTGATATTTATGAACGTGTACTACATGGTATAAAAGCACGTATTCGCCCTGTAATAATGACGGCAGCCGTTGCCTCACTTGGATTTTTACCTATGGCAATTTCAACATCGGCAGGGGCAGAAGTTCAAAAACCACTTGCTACAGTTGTAATCGGTGGTTTGATTTCAGCAACCCTTTTAACTTTAATTGTTCTGCCTATTTTGTATGTTCTTTTTTCAAGGAAAAGAAAAATCCAAATAATTTCTACTTTACCGATAATCTTAATAATTTTTACTATCGGAAGTTTATTTGTTTTTTCAAATACTGTACAAGCACAAAACGCAAATCAGAAAATATATACATTAGATGAAGCTATTAAACAAGCGTTGGCAAATAACGGAAATATCAAATCAGCATCTTTGCAAATTGAGTATCAGAAAAAATTAAAAACTGCAAGTTGGAAGTTCAGAAAAATAGATGTTCAATATACTTACGGACAAACAAACTCACTTGTAAAAGACAATAATTTTACAATATCTCAATCGTTTCCAAATTTCGGTTTAAATATCGGACAATCCAAACTTGCAGAAGCAAATATTAGAAATTCCGAAATCGGTTTAACCTTGACACAGGCAGAGATTGTGAATAATGTTAAATCAAATTATTTCAGTCTTGCTTATTACCTTTCAAAATTAAAACTGCTTAAATATCAGGACAGCCTTTTTGCAAATTTTTATAAAGCTGCTGAACTTAAAACTGAAAAAGGCGAAAGCCCCATACTTGAAAAAATTGCTGCACAAACACAGTTGATGGAAGTTAAAACTTTGCTTACTCAAACAAATTCTGACATTTTAATTTTTCAGAAAAAACTACAGGTTTTGTTAAATGAGATGCAGGATATTTCTATATCTGATTCTGAATTGAAGAAAGCTGAATTCACTTTTATAACTGATAGTTCTGCAATTGCCAACAATCCGGTTTTAGCACTATTTCAACAACAAATTCAAATCAACAGCATTGAAATAAAAGTTGAAAAATTAAAATTAATGCCTGAATATTCTGTAGGATATTTTAACCAGTCAAATAAAGATATTCATACTGGTTATCGCTTTACCGGAATTCAGGCAGGTATATCAATTCCACTTTTATTTTTCTCCCAATCTGCTAAAATCAAAGCATCAAAAATCAATGAGCTGATTTCACAAAACAATTATGAATATTACAAAACAGTGATTTTTGGAGAGTTTCAATCTCTTTCACAAGAATATTTAAAATATAAAACCAGCATTGAATATTACGAAAAAATAGCCATTCCGCAATCAGAATTAATCATCGAACAATCAGGAAAAAGTTACAGAGCCGGAAATATTGATTATCTCGAATATATTTTAAATCTCGACAAAGCATTGGATATAAAAAGTAATTATTTACAAATGTTGTATCAGTATAATCTATCAGTAATTGCAATTGGTAAAATCACAGGAAAAATTAATTAA
- a CDS encoding efflux RND transporter periplasmic adaptor subunit, which yields MKTNIFFLIMVCSLMFISCNNKSKSTEEHGSGHEELPPNTVEMNDDQYKTAGIELGQVEYKVLSNVLKVNGTVNVPPQNLVSISVNMGGFVKSTDLVQGSSVTKGQVLAVIENPEFIELQQNYLESKNKLEFAEADYNRQKDLFKENVSSAKTYQQALSEYKSLKTKVFALEQKLTLIGIDAKKLTEEKISRSVYVVASISGYVKTVNINIGKYVNPTDVMFEIINNQKLTLELSLFEKDIEKVSIGQKIRFSMPNKSGKEQTAIIYQVGKTIGVDKTVKIYASVDNDDKNLLPGMYVNALVETNNNSTTSLPDEAVLTFDDKNYIFIYSESKKEGNKNVTLFQMIEVKKGISNNGFTEINLPNGFNIDKSKVVIKGAYNLLSALKNAGDMAC from the coding sequence ATGAAAACAAATATTTTTTTCTTAATCATGGTTTGCAGTTTAATGTTTATAAGCTGTAATAACAAATCAAAATCTACTGAAGAACATGGTAGCGGACACGAAGAATTACCGCCAAATACTGTTGAAATGAACGATGACCAGTATAAAACAGCAGGTATTGAATTAGGTCAGGTTGAATATAAAGTTTTGAGCAATGTTTTAAAAGTGAATGGTACTGTAAATGTACCACCGCAAAATTTAGTTTCGATTTCGGTAAATATGGGAGGGTTTGTAAAAAGTACTGATTTAGTTCAGGGCAGTTCTGTTACAAAAGGGCAGGTTCTTGCAGTTATTGAAAATCCTGAATTTATAGAGCTACAACAAAACTATCTTGAAAGCAAAAACAAACTGGAATTTGCAGAAGCCGATTATAACAGGCAGAAAGATTTATTCAAAGAAAATGTTAGTTCAGCAAAGACCTATCAACAAGCACTTTCAGAATACAAAAGTTTAAAAACAAAAGTATTTGCTTTAGAACAAAAACTAACATTAATTGGTATTGATGCAAAAAAATTGACGGAAGAAAAAATTTCACGTTCCGTCTATGTTGTTGCTTCAATCAGTGGTTATGTGAAAACTGTAAATATTAATATCGGAAAATATGTAAATCCAACTGATGTAATGTTTGAAATCATAAACAATCAAAAATTAACATTGGAACTTTCTCTTTTTGAAAAAGATATTGAGAAAGTTTCGATAGGTCAGAAAATTAGGTTTTCAATGCCTAATAAATCAGGCAAAGAGCAAACCGCAATTATTTATCAGGTCGGTAAAACTATTGGCGTTGATAAAACAGTAAAAATTTACGCCTCTGTTGACAATGATGATAAAAACCTGTTGCCAGGAATGTATGTTAATGCTTTGGTAGAAACCAACAACAATTCAACCACATCATTGCCCGATGAAGCAGTTTTGACATTCGATGACAAAAATTATATTTTTATTTATTCCGAGAGTAAGAAAGAAGGCAATAAAAATGTAACTCTTTTTCAAATGATAGAAGTAAAAAAGGGTATTTCAAATAATGGTTTTACTGAAATTAATTTGCCTAATGGTTTTAATATTGATAAAAGTAAAGTAGTTATAAAAGGTGCATATAATTTATTATCTGCATTGAAAAACGCAGGAGACATGGCTTGTTAA
- a CDS encoding YqaE/Pmp3 family membrane protein gives MKNLKILRTATLFSIAIMLFLSCGTIKNNDFSRQKYTNFSKGEAAVHINKVTKEKKDADLLCVVPENKEVAETAVIADAEPSQSIATLVPEVKNETDKTINSINLIPGEIKKVKLNRVVSLVMKRHINKTNAASVAHSDISAVLLVILAIIIPPLAVYLVRGIGTPFWIDLVLTLLFWLPGIIYALFVVFD, from the coding sequence ATGAAAAACTTAAAAATATTACGTACTGCAACATTATTTTCAATAGCTATAATGCTTTTTTTATCGTGTGGCACAATAAAAAATAATGATTTCTCAAGACAGAAATATACAAACTTCAGTAAAGGAGAAGCTGCTGTGCATATTAACAAGGTTACCAAAGAAAAGAAAGATGCTGATTTATTATGTGTGGTTCCCGAAAATAAAGAAGTTGCGGAAACTGCTGTTATTGCTGATGCCGAACCGTCGCAGAGCATTGCGACTTTAGTACCTGAAGTTAAAAACGAAACAGACAAAACTATAAATAGTATTAATCTTATTCCGGGAGAAATTAAAAAAGTAAAACTAAACCGTGTCGTATCATTAGTAATGAAGAGGCATATAAACAAAACAAACGCAGCATCAGTTGCTCATAGTGATATCAGTGCTGTTTTACTTGTAATTCTGGCAATTATTATACCGCCACTTGCAGTTTATCTGGTAAGGGGAATTGGAACTCCATTCTGGATTGATTTAGTGCTGACATTACTTTTCTGGTTACCTGGAATAATATATGCGTTGTTTGTAGTATTTGACTGA
- a CDS encoding lmo0937 family membrane protein has product MENLLYVIAVIMIIAWAIGFFAYSVGGIIHILLVIALIAIILRVIRGKKIL; this is encoded by the coding sequence ATGGAAAACTTACTTTATGTAATAGCAGTAATCATGATTATTGCATGGGCAATAGGATTTTTTGCCTACAGTGTTGGAGGAATAATACATATTCTTCTTGTTATTGCATTAATTGCAATAATACTTAGAGTTATTAGAGGTAAGAAAATCCTCTAA